In one Pseudomonadales bacterium genomic region, the following are encoded:
- a CDS encoding amidohydrolase, producing the protein MSRSSRTSTQDKDSLTNHPGHRPLKVLCAFFLVAAVSACSQPAEESTPQAQLPAVVPADLVLRGGKVATVDSALGETQAIALRGHEIAAVGSDVEIAAYIGPATEVVELQGRLVIPGFIEGHGHFMSLGRSRQILDLNNVQNWDEVVNKVAVAVDQAQPGEWIFGRGWHQDKWDSVPDDAVDGVPRNDSLNAVAPDNPVLLGHASGHAAFANDAALKAAGVDNSTADPAGGTIVRTPEGKATGLLRETAQRLIDPAVNEFESRRSTEEVDQVMRERVFLAGQDALAHGVTSFHDAGADFETIDFFRKLEAEGTLPIRLYVMVRRESNEALDELLPRYRMVAEGNDFLTVRSIKRQIDGALGAHGAWLLEPYTDLTSTPGLVLEPVEDIERTAELAVKHGYQVNTHAIGDRANRETLDIYQRVFERTGADGKALRWRVEHAQHIDPADVPRFAQLGVIAAIQGVHCTSDGPWVPSRLGEPRTRLTSYPWRDLIDSGAIVTNGTDVPVEPIDAIASYYASVSRMTKEGTKFYPEQAMTRQEALASYTLNNAIAAFEEDIKGTLTPGKLADVVVLSSDILTIAEEQIPDTQVDLTIVGGVVKFRRQGS; encoded by the coding sequence ATGAGCAGATCGAGCCGTACGAGCACGCAAGACAAGGACAGCCTCACCAATCATCCCGGGCACCGCCCGCTGAAGGTGCTCTGCGCGTTTTTCCTTGTCGCCGCGGTGAGTGCCTGCAGTCAGCCCGCTGAGGAATCCACACCCCAGGCGCAGCTGCCCGCCGTGGTTCCCGCCGATCTGGTCCTGCGCGGCGGCAAGGTGGCCACGGTGGATTCCGCCCTTGGCGAAACCCAGGCCATCGCGCTGCGCGGTCATGAGATCGCCGCTGTCGGTTCGGACGTCGAGATTGCCGCTTATATCGGCCCGGCCACGGAAGTTGTCGAGCTGCAGGGCCGGCTGGTCATTCCCGGATTCATCGAAGGTCACGGTCACTTCATGAGTCTCGGCCGATCGAGACAGATCCTCGACCTGAACAATGTGCAGAACTGGGACGAAGTGGTGAACAAGGTCGCAGTCGCCGTCGATCAGGCGCAGCCCGGCGAATGGATCTTCGGCCGCGGCTGGCATCAGGACAAATGGGACAGCGTACCGGACGACGCGGTCGACGGTGTTCCCCGCAACGACAGCCTGAACGCCGTTGCGCCGGACAATCCGGTCCTGCTCGGTCACGCCAGCGGTCATGCCGCCTTCGCCAACGACGCCGCCCTGAAAGCGGCCGGTGTCGACAACAGCACGGCGGATCCGGCCGGCGGCACCATCGTCCGCACCCCGGAAGGCAAGGCGACCGGACTGCTGCGCGAGACCGCTCAACGTCTGATCGACCCGGCCGTAAACGAATTCGAATCCCGGCGCAGCACCGAGGAAGTAGACCAGGTCATGCGCGAACGGGTGTTTCTGGCGGGCCAGGATGCTCTCGCCCACGGGGTCACTTCTTTCCACGACGCCGGCGCAGACTTCGAGACAATCGATTTCTTCAGGAAACTCGAAGCGGAAGGCACGCTGCCCATCCGTCTTTATGTCATGGTGCGGAGGGAAAGCAACGAAGCCCTGGACGAACTGCTGCCCCGCTACCGGATGGTTGCCGAGGGCAATGACTTCCTCACCGTGCGCTCCATCAAGCGCCAGATCGACGGCGCGCTCGGTGCCCACGGCGCCTGGCTGCTCGAACCCTACACGGATCTGACCAGCACTCCGGGACTGGTACTGGAGCCCGTGGAAGACATAGAGCGCACGGCCGAGCTTGCGGTGAAGCACGGCTACCAGGTCAACACTCACGCGATCGGCGATCGCGCCAACCGGGAAACACTCGACATCTACCAGCGCGTATTCGAACGCACCGGTGCAGACGGCAAAGCACTGCGCTGGAGAGTGGAGCACGCACAGCATATCGATCCCGCCGACGTGCCGAGGTTCGCGCAACTGGGTGTGATCGCAGCCATCCAGGGCGTGCACTGCACGTCGGACGGTCCCTGGGTCCCTTCCCGGCTGGGCGAACCCCGCACCCGGCTGACCTCCTACCCCTGGCGTGACCTGATCGACTCGGGTGCGATCGTTACCAACGGCACCGATGTACCCGTGGAACCGATCGACGCCATCGCCTCTTACTACGCCTCTGTTTCGCGGATGACCAAAGAGGGTACGAAGTTCTATCCCGAGCAGGCCATGACCCGCCAGGAAGCGCTCGCCAGTTACACCCTCAACAACGCCATCGCTGCATTCGAAGAGGACATCAAAGGCACCCTCACGCCCGGGAAACTGGCAGACGTCGTGGTGCTGTCCTCGGACATCCTCACCATCGCCGAGGAACAGATTCCGGACACCCAGGTGGATCTGACCATCGTCGGGGGCGTCGTGAAATTCCGCCGCCAGGGATCCTGA
- a CDS encoding DUF748 domain-containing protein: MPWLLERTLHSTLQERLSLDTRVESIRFNPFSFTLQISELNVHERDGTRLAGLSGLLVNFELSSLFRWALSFDELHLTRPHLAVDLLPGGNTFATLAQRWQASADTTVAAVETDSRDSSPPRLYIGDLQLTGGTLTFTDHRRTEPFAIEIGPIDLAIADLSTLPETSGTQQVIVRSEEGTEISWTGTLSLNPIRSEGRVRLLGSYPPIVYRYLKDQLPFALDGGAADLRLHYLFAVSGQSGVELILDEISGSLTDLLVSEQDGAPIGRLGRYEMVGGALHWPKNSVRIDALHFTDVELDVIRREDSSLNLIPAAAASEQTLEAASPEPAAAVTPAPGVSEQTSEPWDIAIDRIVLNLSRLAFRDRSVADAGVETTVDLTLSGITNQPGTPIGIESRMQLASGGTVDLNGSANLLPEIDVDLALAAVDLALMPAQPYLSGFANVGIGGGTIGLKGRIRSGTVGSFQYQGAFTLNDLILNDQIRKEILLSISGLGIDELQVSPDALEVSHLQIDAPYARIEIARDGSSNIQRTLIDQPDPPTAATAATESERAPVEKSQAEAEAYAVTIGGIGISDASARFTDLSLPLPFEASIAGLAGRVSALSSSSRTPAELEFEGRVNDWGQVTVSGALRPWAPKDLTDIAVKFRNVDLPAVSPYTIKFAGREIATGRTDLDLTYALQNGHVNGANRLVIRDLTLGTKVEHPDAMNLPLDLAVALLKNSEGVIDLDIPVQGSLDDPEFSYGGAVLKVFGNLIVKLVASPFRLLGALVGMEGEDFGEVVFAAGRSDLSPPEQEKVRKLAVALAQRPQLKLVAPGLAVQPADGQALARREIEKEIATRLAAQSGSATAAVDGALLGERRQRVIESLYLEAGITPVPDELRGSFLRTDEAGKQNFDGLAYSAAMTRALIDSRPAARAALIGLAEDRANAVVVALRDAGIGEDRISRSETRVIESGKPATIELEVVAD; encoded by the coding sequence GTGCCCTGGCTGCTGGAACGCACGCTGCACTCGACCCTGCAGGAACGGCTGTCCCTCGACACCCGTGTGGAGAGCATTCGCTTCAACCCCTTCAGCTTCACGCTGCAGATCAGTGAACTGAACGTTCACGAGCGCGATGGCACCAGGCTGGCCGGCCTGTCCGGACTGCTGGTGAACTTCGAGCTGTCGAGCCTGTTCCGCTGGGCGTTGAGCTTCGATGAACTGCATCTCACCCGACCCCACCTTGCCGTGGATCTCCTGCCCGGCGGCAACACCTTCGCCACACTCGCGCAGCGATGGCAGGCATCCGCCGACACCACTGTCGCAGCAGTGGAGACTGACAGCAGGGATAGCAGCCCGCCGCGTCTGTACATCGGCGATCTGCAACTCACCGGAGGCACACTGACCTTCACCGACCATCGACGCACGGAGCCCTTTGCGATCGAAATCGGGCCGATTGATCTGGCCATTGCCGATCTCAGCACCCTCCCGGAGACGAGCGGCACCCAGCAGGTGATCGTTCGCAGTGAGGAGGGAACCGAGATCAGCTGGACCGGTACGCTGTCACTCAACCCCATACGTTCAGAAGGACGTGTCAGGCTCCTCGGTTCCTATCCGCCCATCGTGTATCGCTACCTGAAAGATCAGCTGCCTTTTGCACTCGACGGCGGAGCCGCAGATCTTCGCCTGCACTATCTTTTCGCCGTATCAGGCCAGAGCGGGGTTGAACTGATTCTCGATGAGATCAGCGGGTCCTTGACAGATCTGCTTGTCAGCGAACAGGACGGCGCCCCAATCGGCCGACTCGGTCGCTATGAAATGGTCGGAGGCGCCTTGCACTGGCCAAAGAACAGCGTGCGGATCGACGCGCTGCATTTTACTGATGTTGAACTCGATGTGATCCGACGCGAAGACTCCAGCCTGAATCTGATTCCCGCAGCCGCTGCGTCAGAACAGACACTCGAAGCCGCAAGCCCGGAGCCGGCTGCTGCGGTGACGCCCGCTCCCGGAGTGTCGGAACAGACTTCCGAGCCCTGGGATATCGCCATCGATCGCATCGTCCTGAACCTGTCGAGACTGGCCTTCCGTGACAGGTCCGTAGCGGATGCGGGCGTCGAGACCACCGTCGACCTCACCTTGAGCGGCATCACCAATCAGCCAGGCACTCCCATCGGGATCGAAAGCCGTATGCAACTCGCCAGTGGCGGTACCGTGGACCTCAATGGCAGCGCGAACCTGTTACCAGAGATCGATGTTGATCTTGCGCTGGCGGCAGTCGATCTCGCCCTCATGCCGGCGCAACCCTATCTGAGCGGGTTCGCGAATGTCGGTATCGGAGGCGGCACCATAGGACTGAAGGGCAGGATCAGAAGCGGCACTGTCGGATCATTCCAGTATCAGGGCGCCTTTACCCTCAACGATCTGATCTTGAACGACCAGATCCGCAAAGAGATTCTGTTGTCGATATCCGGACTCGGAATCGACGAACTGCAGGTGAGTCCCGATGCTCTGGAAGTCTCCCATCTGCAGATCGACGCCCCCTATGCCCGGATCGAAATCGCCCGGGACGGCAGCAGCAATATCCAGCGCACCCTCATTGATCAGCCTGATCCGCCGACAGCAGCGACAGCAGCGACAGAAAGTGAGCGAGCCCCGGTAGAAAAGTCGCAAGCCGAGGCCGAAGCTTACGCAGTCACGATCGGCGGCATCGGGATCAGCGATGCGAGTGCGCGCTTCACCGATCTGAGCCTGCCACTGCCATTCGAAGCCAGTATCGCGGGTCTGGCAGGCAGAGTGTCTGCACTGTCTTCCAGCAGCCGTACCCCCGCAGAACTCGAATTCGAAGGTCGGGTCAACGACTGGGGTCAGGTTACTGTCTCCGGCGCGCTGCGGCCCTGGGCGCCGAAGGATCTCACCGACATCGCTGTAAAGTTCCGCAACGTCGACCTGCCCGCGGTGTCTCCCTACACCATCAAATTCGCGGGGAGAGAAATCGCCACAGGCCGTACGGATCTGGACCTCACCTACGCGCTGCAGAACGGTCACGTGAATGGCGCCAATCGTCTGGTGATTCGCGATCTCACCCTGGGTACAAAGGTCGAACATCCGGACGCGATGAATCTTCCACTCGACCTGGCGGTGGCGCTGCTGAAGAACAGCGAGGGTGTGATCGATCTCGATATCCCGGTGCAGGGCTCCCTCGACGATCCCGAGTTCAGCTATGGCGGTGCGGTCCTGAAAGTATTCGGTAACCTTATAGTGAAGCTGGTTGCCTCACCCTTCCGTCTGCTCGGCGCCCTCGTCGGCATGGAGGGTGAGGATTTCGGTGAGGTGGTTTTCGCCGCTGGTCGCAGCGATCTCTCACCTCCGGAGCAGGAGAAAGTGCGCAAGCTTGCCGTCGCCCTGGCACAACGACCCCAGCTGAAACTGGTGGCGCCCGGACTGGCAGTGCAGCCGGCCGACGGGCAGGCGCTGGCCAGACGGGAAATCGAGAAGGAGATCGCAACCAGGCTCGCCGCACAGTCCGGCAGCGCCACAGCAGCGGTCGATGGCGCACTCCTGGGGGAGCGGCGCCAGCGGGTAATCGAGTCCCTGTATCTCGAAGCCGGGATCACGCCGGTGCCTGACGAGCTTCGTGGCAGCTTTCTCCGCACCGATGAGGCGGGAAAACAGAACTTCGATGGTCTCGCCTACAGCGCCGCGATGACCAGAGCCCTGATCGACAGCAGACCCGCTGCGCGCGCCGCGTTGATCGGACTCGCTGAGGATCGTGCCAACGCTGTGGTTGTCGCCCTGCGCGATGCCGGTATCGGCGAAGACCGGATAAGCAGATCGGAGACTCGCGTTATCGAATCCGGTAAACCGGCCACCATCGAGCTGGAAGTGGTCGCGGACTGA
- a CDS encoding CoA transferase → MSRASRRVLHTALSQLSAATGHPDFTGIGFRAGQHAFNSPFRSAEAASAALLAGASIASSIGAARHQQTAGVELSSRHAEASLLSFLYLRFSDPGRAPAARIAPEDRTAAAGFFRARDDRWVYLHPGFPHNTEGLLKLLGTPDNREAVTARIREISAATLEDQMAAAGLCGAMVRAPEEWDISVPGRLLRSQPVVEIIQIGESPREPLPGTGSKPLDGLKVLDLTRILAGPTCARTLASYGAGVLRVGAEHLPSIPLFVADTGFGKRSCHLDLNLPADLTTLKRLIGEADVFSQSYRTGVMEHFGIGAMDLARLRPGMVAVSINCYGHEGDWRGRPGWEQLAQTVTGMAQVQGNHLGAEGPALMPAAVNDYTTGYLAALGTLAALQRRAETGGSYWVRVSLARTAMWIRDLGGIRNPGTRPLSEKEIGKYSATMETAWGPVRYLRPAVTIAGTDVGWHLPPAPLGSSPAVFD, encoded by the coding sequence ATGAGCCGAGCAAGCCGCCGGGTTCTTCACACCGCACTTTCGCAACTGAGTGCCGCGACGGGGCATCCCGATTTCACCGGAATCGGCTTCCGCGCCGGGCAGCACGCCTTCAATTCACCCTTCCGCAGCGCCGAAGCCGCCAGCGCGGCGCTGCTGGCAGGCGCCTCGATCGCCAGTTCGATCGGGGCTGCGCGTCACCAGCAGACTGCCGGGGTCGAACTCTCGAGCCGTCACGCGGAGGCGTCTCTGCTCAGCTTTCTCTACCTGCGTTTCAGCGATCCCGGACGCGCACCAGCCGCACGGATTGCACCCGAAGATCGCACCGCGGCTGCCGGTTTTTTTCGCGCCCGTGATGATCGATGGGTTTATCTTCACCCCGGTTTTCCCCACAACACCGAGGGGCTGCTGAAGCTGCTCGGTACCCCGGACAATCGCGAAGCGGTGACAGCCCGCATACGCGAAATTTCTGCTGCGACTCTGGAAGATCAGATGGCCGCCGCTGGACTCTGCGGCGCCATGGTCCGCGCTCCGGAAGAGTGGGATATATCGGTACCCGGCCGGCTGCTGCGCAGCCAGCCGGTCGTCGAGATCATTCAGATCGGCGAAAGTCCACGCGAGCCTCTACCCGGCACAGGTTCAAAACCACTCGACGGGCTGAAAGTACTGGATCTCACCCGCATACTCGCGGGGCCCACCTGCGCCCGCACCCTGGCTTCTTACGGTGCTGGTGTGCTGCGTGTCGGTGCGGAACATCTTCCGTCGATCCCTCTGTTTGTCGCTGATACCGGTTTCGGTAAACGTTCGTGTCATCTCGATCTCAACCTGCCGGCGGATCTCACCACCCTCAAACGCCTGATCGGTGAGGCAGACGTCTTCTCTCAGAGCTATCGGACCGGCGTGATGGAACACTTCGGCATCGGCGCCATGGATCTGGCGAGGCTGCGCCCGGGTATGGTCGCAGTCTCGATCAACTGCTATGGCCATGAAGGCGACTGGCGTGGCCGACCGGGCTGGGAGCAACTCGCCCAGACAGTCACCGGCATGGCCCAGGTACAGGGGAATCATCTGGGCGCTGAAGGTCCTGCTCTGATGCCCGCGGCAGTCAACGACTACACCACCGGCTATCTCGCCGCCCTGGGCACGCTGGCCGCACTGCAACGCCGGGCGGAAACCGGTGGCAGCTACTGGGTGCGGGTCTCTCTCGCCCGCACCGCCATGTGGATCCGCGATCTCGGCGGTATCAGGAATCCCGGCACCCGACCCTTGAGCGAAAAAGAGATCGGGAAGTACAGCGCCACGATGGAGACCGCCTGGGGACCGGTCCGCTACCTGCGGCCCGCAGTGACGATCGCGGGTACGGACGTGGGCTGGCATCTGCCACCAGCACCTCTTGGATCGAGTCCCGCGGTGTTCGACTAG
- a CDS encoding alpha/beta hydrolase: protein MTTYVPGWFTRAIETPYSDRTVEVDDVAVHYLLWGEQSSKPGLMFVHGNGAHAHWWTFLAPFFLEEYRVAAIDLSGAGDSGRRDRYKPEQFAKEVVSVAADAGFGADTIVVGHSFGGYITLKTGLLYNDRLTGIVLVDSAVRPPDFKWERDPRRSPIKPKRIYPTFEEAHARFRLMPPQDCHNQFILDFIGRHSLMQVEGGWTWKFDDGMFQKFEFDTQMHEDLARLECRVGVIYGEDSYLFNQDIADFMFNVLDKSVPFVGIPEAQHHLFLDQPLAFVSALRTLLAEWRHSRPNRGNV from the coding sequence GTGACAACCTATGTTCCCGGGTGGTTCACCCGTGCGATTGAAACACCCTACAGCGATCGCACTGTCGAGGTGGATGATGTGGCCGTGCACTACCTGCTGTGGGGTGAACAGAGCAGCAAGCCGGGTCTGATGTTTGTGCACGGCAACGGCGCGCACGCCCACTGGTGGACGTTTCTCGCTCCCTTCTTTCTTGAGGAGTACCGGGTAGCGGCCATCGATCTCTCGGGAGCGGGGGACAGCGGCCGGCGCGATCGCTACAAACCCGAGCAGTTTGCGAAGGAGGTTGTCAGCGTGGCCGCAGATGCCGGCTTCGGTGCAGACACCATCGTGGTCGGTCACAGCTTCGGCGGCTATATCACCCTCAAGACCGGTCTGCTCTACAACGACCGGCTGACCGGCATTGTCCTGGTGGATTCCGCGGTGCGGCCGCCGGATTTCAAATGGGAAAGGGATCCACGCCGCTCACCTATCAAACCGAAGCGCATCTATCCCACTTTCGAGGAGGCCCACGCGCGTTTTCGCCTGATGCCCCCCCAGGATTGCCACAACCAGTTCATTCTCGACTTCATTGGCCGGCACTCGCTGATGCAGGTGGAGGGTGGCTGGACCTGGAAGTTCGACGACGGCATGTTTCAGAAATTCGAATTCGATACCCAGATGCACGAGGATCTTGCCCGGCTGGAGTGCCGGGTCGGGGTGATCTACGGCGAAGACAGCTATCTGTTCAATCAGGACATCGCAGATTTCATGTTCAACGTGCTGGATAAGTCCGTACCCTTTGTCGGAATTCCGGAAGCCCAGCATCATCTGTTTCTGGATCAGCCGCTGGCCTTCGTGAGTGCGCTGCGCACGCTGCTCGCCGAGTGGCGGCATTCCCGCCCCAACCGGGGCAATGTCTGA
- a CDS encoding M3 family metallopeptidase translates to MSGKSATPEELLSGLEETRRLGAIARLPVWERFEASKVEAAANVLLDQVEAAFSALESAPGADWATLMDPQERMDLRIGYLLGTVTHLLSVKYSDELQAAYDNVRPRAVELGNRMSQSRPIYEAMVALRDSASTALTTARTRILGESIRGMERSGVHLEGDAKSRYQEIAQRLAELSNRFQTNLVKEEKTNRIRVAQRAQLAGVPEPILALAVRTAVADGVKDASEKDGPWHFVVNGVNYMSILQHAEDGALRESFYRAFRERGTHAELDNRPVLEEILRLRQESARLVGFDNYAELSVDAKMAPSVDAVWGLLADLEQAARPAAEEEYEVLKTFMKEQGAAAAPAPWDIPFWTERLRKQRYDYDSEALRSYFQLPRVLDGLFALMQKLYDVEIREVAAGSVPVWDESVSFYEVLRSGRVIAGFYMDPCARPGEKQGGAWMNKVVGRSRLLAEGEQGSSLPVALFVMNSRPPAAGKPALMSMEEVRTLFHEFGHATQHMFTDIEEGGASGMNLVEWDAVELASQFNEYWMEHKPFLRELTAHVDSGERLDDATIDRVLESRNFMIGSGTLRQLHFGKVDLALHQGFGLPGSNDPQTPFEIEQAIAEKTLVIPVLKDESQLPAFGHLFAGGYAAGYYSYKWAEVLAADAFAAFREAGLDDEVALRRVAAKFRETVLGLGGSLPAAEVYRRFRGRDATADALLIDQGLKTKAA, encoded by the coding sequence GTGAGCGGAAAGAGCGCAACCCCTGAAGAGCTGTTGAGCGGCCTGGAAGAGACCCGGCGTCTCGGCGCCATCGCCCGCCTGCCCGTCTGGGAACGGTTCGAAGCGTCGAAGGTGGAGGCTGCCGCCAATGTGCTGCTTGATCAGGTGGAAGCTGCATTTTCCGCCCTCGAATCGGCCCCGGGTGCGGACTGGGCAACCCTGATGGATCCCCAGGAGCGGATGGACCTGCGCATCGGCTACCTGCTCGGCACGGTCACCCATCTGCTTTCGGTGAAGTACTCGGACGAACTCCAGGCTGCCTACGACAATGTGCGCCCCCGGGCGGTGGAGCTGGGTAATCGGATGAGCCAGAGCCGTCCGATCTACGAGGCCATGGTCGCACTTCGGGACTCGGCGTCCACCGCACTCACCACAGCCCGGACACGCATCCTCGGGGAATCCATCCGCGGTATGGAGCGATCGGGCGTGCACCTGGAAGGCGATGCGAAAAGCCGTTACCAGGAAATTGCCCAGCGTCTTGCCGAGCTGAGCAACAGATTTCAGACCAACCTGGTGAAGGAAGAGAAAACCAACCGCATCCGGGTCGCACAACGCGCGCAGCTTGCCGGAGTACCGGAGCCGATCCTGGCGCTGGCTGTTCGCACCGCCGTGGCAGACGGCGTCAAGGATGCCAGCGAGAAGGACGGCCCGTGGCACTTTGTGGTCAATGGTGTGAACTACATGTCGATACTGCAGCATGCTGAGGATGGTGCGCTGCGCGAGTCCTTCTATAGAGCCTTCCGGGAACGGGGCACGCATGCCGAACTGGACAATCGACCGGTGCTCGAGGAAATCCTGCGCCTGCGTCAGGAGTCCGCGCGTCTGGTGGGCTTCGACAACTACGCGGAACTGTCGGTAGATGCCAAGATGGCCCCCTCGGTAGACGCGGTGTGGGGACTGCTCGCGGATCTGGAGCAGGCGGCGCGTCCGGCAGCGGAAGAAGAGTACGAGGTGCTCAAAACCTTCATGAAAGAACAGGGCGCGGCCGCTGCGCCTGCGCCCTGGGACATCCCGTTCTGGACGGAGCGGCTGCGTAAGCAGCGCTACGACTACGATTCGGAGGCGCTGCGGTCCTATTTCCAGCTGCCCCGGGTGCTGGATGGACTGTTTGCTCTGATGCAGAAACTCTACGACGTGGAGATCCGGGAGGTGGCTGCCGGTTCCGTGCCGGTCTGGGATGAAAGTGTGTCGTTTTACGAAGTGCTGCGTTCGGGTCGCGTAATCGCCGGCTTCTACATGGATCCCTGCGCGCGCCCGGGTGAAAAGCAGGGCGGGGCCTGGATGAACAAGGTCGTGGGCCGCAGTCGGCTGCTTGCGGAGGGAGAACAGGGTTCTTCTCTCCCCGTGGCATTGTTTGTCATGAACAGCCGGCCACCGGCCGCCGGGAAGCCTGCTCTCATGTCGATGGAGGAGGTGCGCACCCTGTTCCATGAGTTCGGTCATGCCACACAGCACATGTTTACCGACATTGAAGAAGGTGGTGCGTCCGGCATGAACCTGGTCGAGTGGGATGCGGTGGAGCTTGCCAGTCAGTTCAACGAATACTGGATGGAGCACAAGCCCTTTCTGCGTGAACTGACCGCCCACGTCGACAGTGGTGAACGGCTGGACGATGCCACCATCGACAGGGTGCTGGAGAGCAGAAATTTCATGATCGGCAGCGGGACGCTGAGACAACTGCATTTCGGCAAAGTGGATCTGGCGCTGCACCAGGGTTTCGGCCTGCCGGGCAGCAATGATCCGCAGACCCCCTTCGAGATTGAGCAGGCGATCGCTGAAAAAACACTGGTGATACCCGTGCTGAAAGACGAATCCCAGCTGCCCGCGTTCGGTCACCTGTTTGCAGGTGGCTATGCGGCCGGTTACTACTCCTATAAATGGGCCGAAGTGCTCGCGGCCGATGCCTTCGCCGCGTTCCGGGAAGCCGGGCTGGATGATGAGGTCGCCCTGCGGCGCGTGGCGGCAAAGTTCCGGGAGACGGTCCTCGGACTGGGGGGCAGTCTTCCTGCAGCTGAAGTTTACCGGCGATTCCGGGGTCGGGATGCGACGGCCGACGCGCTGCTCATCGATCAGGGCCTGAAAACGAAAGCGGCCTGA
- a CDS encoding SDR family oxidoreductase: MPPDSFDSQVCVLTGAAGGIGRELARELTGRGAKLVISGRRGNALSDLRTGLPAGSVAAAVAGDLRDEKVRAELAATASAAGATVLVNLSGANAFGMLERQTSDDIAELIETNLVAPMQLTRLLLPHLLAQQVASIVNVGSVLGEIGHPGYTAYCASKFGLRGFSEALRRELADTSVTVQYLGPRTTRTTMNDAAAVQMNEMLGNSVDEPAEVAKWIADAMAEGRLRGNFGWPERFFCRINALLPGVVDGAIAGKLAVVKRFA; encoded by the coding sequence GTGCCGCCTGACAGCTTCGACTCACAGGTCTGTGTGCTGACGGGTGCTGCCGGCGGCATCGGTCGTGAACTGGCTCGTGAGCTGACCGGCCGCGGTGCGAAGCTCGTGATATCCGGCCGGCGCGGGAATGCGCTGTCTGATCTGCGCACCGGACTCCCGGCTGGCAGTGTCGCAGCCGCGGTAGCTGGAGATCTGCGGGATGAAAAGGTGCGCGCCGAACTTGCTGCGACGGCGTCAGCGGCCGGGGCGACTGTCCTGGTCAACCTGTCCGGGGCTAATGCATTCGGCATGCTCGAGCGACAGACCAGCGACGACATTGCGGAACTGATCGAAACCAATCTGGTCGCCCCCATGCAGCTGACCCGTCTGCTGCTGCCGCACCTCCTGGCTCAGCAGGTGGCGTCGATCGTCAATGTCGGCTCGGTGCTGGGCGAGATCGGTCATCCCGGCTACACAGCGTACTGCGCGAGCAAGTTCGGGCTGCGCGGGTTCAGTGAGGCATTGCGGCGCGAACTCGCCGACACGTCGGTAACCGTCCAGTACCTGGGTCCGCGGACGACACGCACCACGATGAACGATGCCGCCGCTGTGCAGATGAACGAAATGCTCGGTAACTCGGTGGACGAGCCCGCCGAAGTCGCGAAGTGGATTGCCGATGCCATGGCCGAAGGGCGGCTGCGAGGTAACTTCGGCTGGCCGGAGCGGTTCTTCTGCAGGATTAATGCGCTGCTGCCGGGGGTTGTGGATGGTGCCATCGCGGGGAAGCTGGCGGTGGTAAAACGTTTTGCCTGA
- a CDS encoding iron-containing redox enzyme family protein, which produces MTNFDLLVESTTLEQQTLLAAPIMQDLVDGAFDLPAYHRFLENAYQHVRHTVPLMMACAARLPRRLEWLRPALVEYINEEQGHERWILNDLDACGADIRTVQKTEPGIEAELLVSYVYDYIERHNPVGFFGMVHVLEGTSTSIATLAARLIQDTLGLPDAAFSYLRSHGELDKEHVVFFQQLINQLEDPQDLAAVIHVARRVFRLYGDVIRSVPRLESRCAA; this is translated from the coding sequence ATGACAAATTTTGACTTGCTGGTGGAGAGCACGACGCTCGAGCAGCAGACGCTTCTGGCTGCCCCGATCATGCAGGATCTGGTCGATGGCGCATTCGACCTGCCTGCCTACCATCGGTTTCTCGAGAACGCCTACCAGCATGTGCGACACACCGTACCGCTGATGATGGCCTGTGCAGCACGGCTGCCCCGGCGTCTCGAATGGTTGCGACCAGCGCTGGTGGAATATATCAACGAAGAACAGGGCCACGAACGCTGGATTCTCAACGACCTGGACGCCTGTGGCGCCGATATCCGCACCGTGCAGAAGACGGAACCGGGCATCGAAGCGGAACTGCTGGTGAGTTACGTCTATGACTACATCGAACGGCACAATCCTGTCGGCTTTTTCGGCATGGTGCATGTACTTGAAGGCACCAGCACCAGTATCGCGACGCTCGCCGCCCGGCTGATACAGGACACGCTGGGTTTACCCGATGCTGCGTTCAGCTATCTGCGGAGCCACGGTGAGCTGGATAAGGAACATGTGGTTTTCTTCCAGCAGCTGATCAACCAGCTGGAAGATCCGCAGGATCTGGCTGCGGTAATCCATGTCGCCAGACGCGTATTCAGGCTCTATGGAGATGTTATCCGCTCCGTTCCGCGGCTGGAGAGCCGGTGTGCCGCCTGA